TGGGCTGCGCACGCGTCCAGAAAGGGCACCAGTCCGGGGAGCGGGCGGACCGGACGGCTCTGCTCCAGCATCGTATCCGCTGCATTCCGGCAGGAGTCCACCAGTTCGACCGCTTCCGCCCAGGATAGGCCGAGAGAATAACCCTGCCAGGACGCAATGGCATACAGATCGCTCATTGTGCCCATGGCGAGCGGGCCGTTACGGTCGTAATCGGTGATCTTCCCTGCGGCATCATGAACCGTTCCCAGCAGGGAGGCCCGGTGCTGTTCAGGGAAGCTCAGGCCGCGCTGTTCAAGCTTCCGGGCGAACTGGTCCAGGAAGCACTCGCCCCAGCTTCCCCAGAGGGATACGAACTGCAGCAATGTTCCATCCTTGTCGAACAGGATGGCCGCTACGGGATAGTTCCCTTGCGGAGTATTAAGCTCGATCATGCAGCGTCCCCCTTCATCATTAGAAATTTGTTCAGCCGTTCTATTTCAGCTTATCCAGTGCTGCCTGAGCCGTCTGCTGCGCTTCCTTCAGCGCCTCGGCTGCCGGAATATTCTCAATCTGCACCTTATCCGCAGCGATGGTCAGCGCATCGTTGATCTTGCCGCCTGTCGGGTCCTGAAACGGAGGGGAAGCATGAGCCGCCTGCTGCAATGGAATCTTGATCTGCGGATTGCTCTCACTGAAGGCGACGAATGCCGGATCTTCCAGCGCAGACTGGCGGACGCTAATATATCCGGTGTGGATGGACCAGAACGCGGTATTCTCGGAGCTTGTGAAGTAGGTCAGCCATTTCATCGCTGCCTGCTTCTCGGCGTCTCCGGCTTTGGCAGGAATACCGGCCATACTCGCCCCGGCGACAGGTTTGCCTTCGCCGGCTCCGGCCCAGCCCGGTTGCTCCATAGCGGAGACGACGCTGAAATCGAGGTCGCCCTGGTCGCCGCTGGAGCCGGTGTATCCGGCCGCCTGGCCTTTCATCACATCGTCAATCGTCTTGTACCAGTACTCCCAGCCTTGCCCGCCCGAATGAATGCGCATCGTCTTGTCCTCATGAATAGCTTTGCGGAAGAACTCCCAGGCGTCGATCCACTCCTGGGAATCAATCGTGACCTTGGTGCCGTCCTCACTAAGAATACTGCCTCCTTTGCTGAGAGCGGCATCAATCATATTGCCGGAGCCCCACATCGGTTCCCAGCCGTAGAAGGTGGTCTTGCCGCCTTCGGAGACAGTCATCTTTTTCGCGGCCGCAGCGAGGTCTTCCCAGGTCTTAATCTGGCTGGCGTCTATGCCGCTTTTCGCAAAAGCATCCTTACGGTAGTACATCACCTGGGTCGATCCATACATCGGGAGGAAATACTGCTGGCCGTCAACCTGGCCCTGATTTAGGAAGGTCTGAACGAAATCCTCTTTATTGAAGTCCGGCTGCCCGGCAATCAGCTCATCCATCGCGGCGTAATAACCCTTGCGCGCCCAATCGATATTGGAGGAGAGGACCACCGCCGGGACCTGCCCGGCAGCAATCGCTGCCTGAAGCTTCTGTTCGGTCTCTGTATAATCCCCCTGCACGATCCCCTTGACGATGACCTCCTGCTGGGAGGCATTGAATTTTTGAATGAGCGATTCCATATTTTCACCCAGCTTGCCGCCGAGCCCATACCAGAATTCAATCGTGACCGGTGCGCCTCCAGCCGGAGCGGCATTGGCAGCAGGGACTGCGGCGGCTGCGCCGTCCGTAGTGGATGCATTGCCGGGAGCGGCATTTCCGCCGCAAGCGGTGAGCACGGAGAGTCCGGCGATCAGGGATAATGCAGACACTTTTTTAACTACGTTCATCATCATTCTCCTCTTGGGTATTGAAGTTTAGGGTTTAGCCTTTGCTTGAGCCTGCGGTCATGTTGACACTTTGCATTATCGTTTTCTGCGCCAGCAGGAAGACTAGCAGCAGCGGGGCAATTGTGAAGGCGCTGGCGGCCATGATGAGCGGCCATTTCAGTCCGTAAGCACCTCCTTCCACGAAGAAGCTGCGCAGCCCGGCCGAGACCAGCTGCAGGCTGGGGTCCTTCGTAATGAGCATCGGCCAGAAGTAATTGTTGTACTGGTCAATGAAGGTAATCAGCGCCAGTACGGCGAATGAGGATCTTGTGACCGGCACAAGGATCGTCCAGAGAATCCGCATATGCGAAGCACCGTCCACTTCACCGGCCTCCACCAGCTCATGCGAGACTTGAAGGAAGGCCTGCCTGATCAGGAAGATCGAGAAGATACTGACACAGTTGGAGAGAATCAGGCCCGCATAGGAGTTCAGCAAGTGTAATTCGGAGAGGACCAGGTAGCCGGGCAAGTAGACTGCTGTTGCAGGAACCATATAACCGAACAGAATCACTCCGGCAAAAACGCCCTTCAGGCGGAATTTCATATGCGTCAGCGCATAAGCCATCATCCCGGAATTGATCGATTGCAGGAGGACAATGGAGACAGCAACGAAGATACTGTTACCCATATATCTGGCGAACGGCGCCTCGTTCCAGGCAGCGGCGAAGTTGCCCCACAGCGGTACCTCAGGCCATAGCGTGGGCGGGGAACGCCAGATTTCATCATTGGTCTTGAGGGCACTCGTAACCATCCAATAGAACGGGAAGGCCATCAGAAGAGCAAGCGCGGCGAAAAAAATCTGGCGGACCAGCCCGCTGATACGTGTGAATATAGGCAAGCGGTGAGACCTCCTTAGGGGTGGATGGTATAGCTTCTATTGATAATGCGTAGTCCGTTTGCTGATCCCGAAAGAGAGGACCGACAGCAGCATGCAGATCAAGACCAGGACGACAGCTACCGAAGAAGCCTCTCCGATCTGGAAGGATTCGAAGGCGGACT
The sequence above is a segment of the Paenibacillus sp. FSL R7-0204 genome. Coding sequences within it:
- a CDS encoding ABC transporter substrate-binding protein, which codes for MNVVKKVSALSLIAGLSVLTACGGNAAPGNASTTDGAAAAVPAANAAPAGGAPVTIEFWYGLGGKLGENMESLIQKFNASQQEVIVKGIVQGDYTETEQKLQAAIAAGQVPAVVLSSNIDWARKGYYAAMDELIAGQPDFNKEDFVQTFLNQGQVDGQQYFLPMYGSTQVMYYRKDAFAKSGIDASQIKTWEDLAAAAKKMTVSEGGKTTFYGWEPMWGSGNMIDAALSKGGSILSEDGTKVTIDSQEWIDAWEFFRKAIHEDKTMRIHSGGQGWEYWYKTIDDVMKGQAAGYTGSSGDQGDLDFSVVSAMEQPGWAGAGEGKPVAGASMAGIPAKAGDAEKQAAMKWLTYFTSSENTAFWSIHTGYISVRQSALEDPAFVAFSESNPQIKIPLQQAAHASPPFQDPTGGKINDALTIAADKVQIENIPAAEALKEAQQTAQAALDKLK
- a CDS encoding carbohydrate ABC transporter permease, encoding MPIFTRISGLVRQIFFAALALLMAFPFYWMVTSALKTNDEIWRSPPTLWPEVPLWGNFAAAWNEAPFARYMGNSIFVAVSIVLLQSINSGMMAYALTHMKFRLKGVFAGVILFGYMVPATAVYLPGYLVLSELHLLNSYAGLILSNCVSIFSIFLIRQAFLQVSHELVEAGEVDGASHMRILWTILVPVTRSSFAVLALITFIDQYNNYFWPMLITKDPSLQLVSAGLRSFFVEGGAYGLKWPLIMAASAFTIAPLLLVFLLAQKTIMQSVNMTAGSSKG